One segment of Radiobacillus kanasensis DNA contains the following:
- a CDS encoding recombinase family protein, with protein sequence MYRPKQLNLDIYLRKSRLDIEEEKKAAKEGREYDTLSRHRKQLLSVAKKENHNIQEIHDEVVSGEFISERPKIQNLLRRVEAGLIEAVLVVDLDRLGRGDMLDQGLLDRAFRYSGTKIITPTEYYDPEDESWELVFGVKSLVARQELKAITRRLQNGRRNSVSEGKSISKKPPYGYLRDEHLKLYPDPDTAWAVKKMFQMMKEGHGRKAVSAELDKLGVSPPTKNNNWSSTTITAIIRNEVYLGHMIWGKVRYQKKNGRYNRKKVPESEWVIHRNAHEPIVSQELWDAANTAHSGRFRPSTVVTKKLSNPLAGIVKCDVCGYVMRNQPRKDRPNSLLRCAQPSCKGVQKGSLLKLVEKRILESLEEYINQFEIKEEPKTEFQESDISLKERAINKKEKEIDELNTQKNNLHDLLERGVYDIDTFVERQQVIVERIKKIQDEVDALKRDIHNESLKRKNVHEFVPKVKKVLDAYHQTDDIEKKNRLLKSILEKATYLRKKDWNKQDQFQIQLYPKI encoded by the coding sequence ATGTATAGACCTAAACAGTTAAATCTGGATATCTATCTAAGAAAAAGCCGACTAGACATTGAAGAAGAAAAGAAAGCAGCGAAAGAAGGTCGTGAGTATGATACTTTATCTCGACATCGAAAGCAGCTGCTATCCGTTGCAAAAAAAGAAAATCACAATATACAAGAAATTCATGATGAAGTTGTTTCTGGAGAATTTATATCCGAAAGGCCTAAGATTCAAAATTTATTACGAAGGGTTGAAGCTGGACTTATAGAAGCTGTTCTGGTTGTGGACCTGGATAGATTAGGACGCGGAGACATGCTAGATCAAGGGTTACTGGATAGAGCGTTCCGATATTCAGGAACAAAAATAATTACTCCTACCGAATATTACGATCCAGAGGATGAATCTTGGGAACTAGTATTTGGGGTAAAGTCATTAGTCGCTAGACAAGAGTTAAAAGCAATCACAAGGCGACTTCAAAATGGAAGAAGGAACTCTGTTTCCGAGGGGAAATCGATCTCTAAGAAACCACCATACGGATACCTGCGAGATGAACATCTAAAACTTTATCCAGACCCGGATACAGCATGGGCAGTAAAGAAGATGTTCCAAATGATGAAAGAAGGACATGGTAGAAAAGCTGTTTCTGCAGAACTAGATAAGTTGGGGGTATCGCCACCAACTAAGAATAATAACTGGTCTTCTACTACTATTACAGCAATTATTAGGAACGAAGTGTATCTAGGTCACATGATTTGGGGTAAAGTCAGATACCAGAAAAAGAACGGTAGGTATAATCGAAAAAAAGTGCCTGAATCAGAATGGGTCATTCATAGAAACGCACATGAACCAATAGTTTCACAAGAATTGTGGGATGCAGCAAACACAGCGCACTCTGGTAGATTTAGACCTTCTACAGTGGTAACCAAAAAATTATCAAACCCATTAGCGGGAATTGTAAAGTGCGATGTTTGCGGATATGTCATGCGGAATCAACCAAGGAAGGATAGACCAAACAGCTTACTTAGATGCGCTCAACCATCTTGTAAAGGAGTTCAAAAAGGTTCCTTGTTAAAGTTAGTAGAGAAAAGAATACTAGAAAGTCTTGAGGAATATATAAATCAGTTCGAAATAAAAGAAGAACCTAAGACTGAATTTCAAGAGTCTGATATCTCTTTAAAAGAAAGAGCTATTAATAAAAAGGAAAAAGAAATAGATGAATTAAATACTCAAAAAAATAATCTCCATGATCTACTTGAGCGCGGTGTTTACGATATAGACACTTTTGTAGAGAGACAACAGGTTATCGTTGAACGCATTAAAAAAATACAAGATGAAGTCGATGCTTTAAAAAGAGATATTCATAATGAGTCCCTCAAAAGAAAAAATGTACATGAGTTCGTTCCAAAGGTAAAAAAAGTACTTGATGCTTATCATCAAACAGATGATATTGAAAAGAAAAATCGTCTTTTAAAGTCCATACTAGAGAAGGCCACTTATTTGCGAAAAAAGGATTGGAATAAGCAAGATCAGTTCCAAATTCAGCTTTATCCTAAAATATAA
- a CDS encoding LexA family protein — protein MNYSELLRSFISSSGLSLSKISLLLKERGFSTDKGYLSKLQNGKIPPAGEELNRAIAEITGGDPEELITVAYLEKAPDNIKQIFQYVNSDEYWDYNEGLAQRIINDPKTYKVMKEEMLKDVPDEYIDEFYKKTKTPVELNRLLLFPTSSDLGRAILNNKFKNQTKIKTHDVNAAIDRVRKAKKQLDSNVPINEMYPINNFTKVPLLGYISAGKPIFADEHIEEYVDIQNPWGYDPNNLFMLRVKGDSMIGSRIYDGDRVIVHLQPEVENGEIAIVNVNGYEATLKKVKKLESGQIILMPSNDKYEPIILENENARIIGKVIQVIFEP, from the coding sequence ATGAACTACAGCGAATTACTTAGAAGTTTCATTTCTTCTTCTGGGCTTAGCCTAAGTAAAATTTCTCTTTTATTAAAAGAAAGAGGGTTTTCAACTGATAAAGGGTATTTAAGCAAACTTCAAAACGGAAAGATACCTCCTGCGGGCGAGGAGTTAAACCGTGCTATAGCTGAAATTACTGGTGGCGATCCAGAAGAGTTAATTACTGTGGCATATTTAGAAAAAGCGCCTGATAATATAAAACAAATCTTTCAATATGTGAATAGCGATGAGTATTGGGATTATAATGAAGGACTTGCTCAAAGAATTATCAATGATCCAAAGACCTATAAAGTTATGAAAGAAGAAATGCTTAAAGATGTTCCGGATGAATACATCGATGAATTTTACAAAAAAACAAAGACCCCTGTAGAACTAAACCGACTACTGTTATTTCCGACATCATCAGATTTGGGAAGAGCCATCTTAAATAATAAATTTAAGAATCAAACAAAAATAAAAACTCATGACGTTAATGCGGCAATAGATAGAGTAAGGAAAGCAAAAAAACAATTGGATTCAAACGTTCCTATTAACGAAATGTATCCTATAAATAATTTCACAAAGGTTCCACTATTAGGTTATATCTCAGCTGGAAAGCCCATATTTGCGGATGAACACATAGAAGAGTATGTTGACATACAAAACCCATGGGGATATGATCCGAATAATCTCTTCATGTTAAGAGTTAAAGGAGACTCAATGATAGGAAGTAGAATTTATGATGGCGACAGAGTGATAGTTCATCTTCAACCCGAGGTTGAAAATGGGGAAATTGCAATCGTTAACGTAAATGGGTATGAAGCCACTTTAAAAAAAGTGAAAAAGTTAGAAAGTGGACAGATAATATTGATGCCATCCAATGATAAATATGAGCCTATAATCTTAGAAAACGAAAACGCAAGAATAATCGGTAAAGTAATTCAAGTGATTTTTGAACCTTAA
- a CDS encoding XRE family transcriptional regulator: MCYSDVLKKSISRSKMSLSEISLRLQKLGLKTNKAYLSKLQNGKIPPAGDKLNDGLALILNLDPVELKSAAYREKIPKEVLENLLKDKSTA, translated from the coding sequence GTGTGTTATTCAGATGTATTAAAAAAATCAATATCTCGTTCGAAAATGTCACTAAGTGAAATTTCATTAAGGTTACAGAAGTTAGGCTTAAAAACAAACAAAGCATATTTGAGTAAATTACAAAACGGCAAGATACCTCCTGCTGGAGATAAGCTTAATGATGGATTGGCTCTAATATTAAATTTAGATCCTGTAGAACTTAAGTCTGCAGCATATAGAGAGAAAATCCCTAAAGAAGTTTTAGAAAATCTTTTGAAAGATAAATCCACTGCTTAA
- a CDS encoding helix-turn-helix domain-containing protein, with protein sequence MRYGAVLKACRTRAGLSQEELAEKLHINQSDVSKYENDTKEPSMSIFQSWATNTQAQEVLIAFTCGMDGLSILQNMAQIVGLGAALISGLLLL encoded by the coding sequence TTGAGGTACGGGGCAGTATTAAAGGCCTGTCGTACTCGAGCTGGATTAAGTCAGGAAGAACTAGCAGAGAAACTACATATCAATCAGTCAGACGTATCTAAGTATGAGAACGACACGAAAGAGCCTTCGATGTCCATTTTTCAATCCTGGGCTACCAACACACAAGCACAGGAAGTATTGATCGCATTCACATGCGGAATGGACGGATTATCAATTTTACAGAACATGGCACAAATAGTTGGATTAGGCGCTGCATTAATTAGTGGGTTGTTACTTCTTTAA
- a CDS encoding phage antirepressor KilAC domain-containing protein, which translates to MNQLQKVFNYGKAEVRTVIKDGEVWFVAKDVSDILEFRDAYTATRNLDDDEKLLHTLSVSGQNREITIINEPGLYSLILRSNKPEAKQFKRWVTHEVLPFIRKTGRFEMGQASYIIDDPIKRAEKWIEEQKERLMLEQRVKEYEPKVNYVDKILESKDAVNVTQIAKDYDLSGKKLNQILHEEGIQFNSNGQWLLYRKYQGLGYTKSKTTEYRKRDGSMGTKLHTRWTQKGRLFIHDILAKRDILPILDRSA; encoded by the coding sequence ATGAATCAACTACAAAAGGTTTTCAACTATGGTAAGGCCGAAGTTCGGACCGTTATCAAAGATGGTGAAGTATGGTTTGTTGCGAAAGATGTGTCTGACATTTTGGAATTCCGTGATGCTTACACAGCAACCAGGAACTTAGATGATGATGAAAAGCTATTACACACTTTAAGCGTATCAGGTCAAAACAGAGAAATAACAATTATTAATGAGCCTGGTCTGTATTCCTTAATTCTTAGAAGTAATAAACCCGAAGCGAAACAGTTTAAGCGGTGGGTAACGCACGAAGTTCTTCCGTTTATTCGGAAGACAGGTCGATTTGAAATGGGACAAGCTTCTTATATCATTGACGACCCTATAAAGCGTGCTGAAAAGTGGATTGAAGAGCAAAAAGAAAGGCTTATGCTTGAACAAAGAGTAAAGGAGTATGAACCAAAAGTGAACTATGTAGATAAGATTCTAGAATCTAAGGACGCCGTCAATGTCACGCAAATTGCAAAAGACTATGACCTATCTGGTAAGAAGTTGAATCAGATCCTACACGAAGAAGGCATTCAATTTAACTCTAACGGACAGTGGCTGCTTTATAGGAAATATCAAGGATTAGGATATACCAAATCTAAAACAACTGAATATCGAAAAAGAGATGGTTCAATGGGTACCAAGTTACATACAAGATGGACACAAAAAGGTCGCCTATTTATCCATGACATCTTGGCTAAAAGAGATATTCTGCCTATATTAGATCGTTCTGCATAG
- a CDS encoding phage replisome organizer N-terminal domain-containing protein produces the protein MSDIKWIKLSTQMFEDEKIKLIEKMPEADTILIIWIKLLSQAGKVNASGYIFLNEQIPYTDEMLATIFNRSIGTVRMALNVFQQFGMIEIDEENFISISNWEKHQNIEGLERVRKLNAERNKKYRERKKQKQIAPNVNSDASVTSHDGTEVEVDIDLEKEKDITTTDTREDNSKTGTGTPETVKKEVVPAEIAIIERYQQLRGILNASPKDLDAAKEIVQEGVPPDKAIQFLEEKFKEFEKHKKHNRDKINGLSYCVGYILDRFYEEKEGGKRATHRNGHAGSSKKGKSYADALRELEADERAWQSV, from the coding sequence GTGAGTGACATCAAGTGGATTAAATTAAGTACTCAAATGTTTGAAGATGAAAAAATTAAACTCATTGAGAAAATGCCTGAAGCAGATACAATCCTAATCATTTGGATTAAATTACTTTCTCAAGCTGGAAAGGTTAACGCGAGCGGATACATTTTCTTAAATGAGCAGATACCTTATACAGACGAAATGCTTGCTACAATATTCAATCGATCCATCGGAACTGTGCGAATGGCACTAAATGTATTTCAGCAATTCGGAATGATTGAAATTGATGAGGAAAATTTTATAAGCATTTCAAACTGGGAAAAACATCAAAACATTGAAGGACTTGAAAGAGTTAGAAAGCTTAATGCAGAGCGCAATAAAAAGTATAGGGAACGGAAGAAACAAAAACAAATCGCTCCTAATGTTAACAGTGACGCTTCCGTGACGTCACATGACGGAACAGAAGTAGAGGTAGATATAGATTTAGAGAAAGAAAAAGATATTACTACTACTGATACGCGCGAAGATAATTCAAAAACTGGTACCGGGACGCCGGAAACCGTTAAGAAAGAAGTAGTACCAGCTGAAATAGCAATTATTGAACGCTATCAACAGTTAAGAGGAATTTTAAATGCAAGTCCTAAGGATCTTGATGCTGCTAAAGAAATTGTCCAGGAAGGAGTTCCACCTGATAAGGCTATTCAATTCTTAGAAGAGAAGTTTAAGGAATTTGAAAAACATAAAAAGCACAATCGAGATAAAATCAACGGATTGAGCTACTGTGTTGGTTATATTCTTGATCGTTTCTACGAGGAGAAAGAAGGTGGCAAACGTGCAACACATAGGAACGGCCATGCAGGAAGTTCTAAAAAGGGCAAAAGCTATGCAGACGCATTACGAGAACTCGAAGCCGACGAGCGAGCATGGCAATCAGTTTGA
- a CDS encoding ATP-binding protein, with product MANVQHIGTAMQEVLKRAKAMQTHYENSKPTSEHGNQFECEDCRDTGSLIDRIYDDEYEREKDFFRPCHCQETRNLKNRFKNALIPSEFENARFDNYKRDTEVQRLLFDSTHDYLKEFQSIVNVKPEHNSLGFIAVFGESRIRNLDGEARAEVKISHNNFGLGKTHLQMAAAKWIMNRVRVRDEIALGQKSKYDRGCRVLCVSDVSFMDELTNAKRMNDEGLTLSKLLNSALTVDVLLWDDLGKAKWSESKENFYYQIINERYRNKRPIIFSSNEDTGTLSEKIGYAASSRLLGMCGERLYKVEGADYRLRKGA from the coding sequence GTGGCAAACGTGCAACACATAGGAACGGCCATGCAGGAAGTTCTAAAAAGGGCAAAAGCTATGCAGACGCATTACGAGAACTCGAAGCCGACGAGCGAGCATGGCAATCAGTTTGAATGTGAGGATTGTAGGGACACTGGATCCTTAATTGACCGAATATATGATGATGAATATGAACGGGAAAAGGACTTTTTTCGACCTTGCCATTGCCAAGAAACTAGGAATCTGAAAAACAGATTTAAAAATGCGCTTATCCCTAGTGAGTTTGAAAATGCAAGATTCGATAATTATAAGCGAGATACAGAGGTTCAGAGGCTTCTCTTTGATTCTACTCACGATTACCTTAAAGAATTTCAATCTATCGTGAACGTTAAGCCTGAACATAATAGCTTAGGATTTATCGCCGTTTTTGGAGAAAGTAGAATTCGAAATCTAGATGGAGAAGCAAGGGCAGAGGTAAAAATTTCTCATAACAATTTTGGACTTGGAAAGACACATCTTCAAATGGCAGCTGCTAAATGGATAATGAACCGAGTACGTGTAAGAGATGAAATTGCTCTAGGACAAAAATCAAAATATGACCGTGGTTGCCGAGTGCTATGCGTATCTGATGTCTCATTCATGGATGAGCTTACAAATGCTAAACGGATGAATGACGAAGGACTAACACTTTCCAAGCTATTGAATAGTGCTCTAACAGTAGATGTCTTACTTTGGGATGATCTAGGAAAAGCAAAATGGTCTGAGTCGAAAGAGAATTTCTACTACCAAATCATAAACGAACGGTATCGAAATAAAAGACCTATTATTTTTAGTTCCAATGAGGACACAGGCACTCTTAGTGAAAAGATAGGCTATGCAGCATCCAGTCGGTTACTAGGTATGTGTGGTGAAAGATTGTACAAAGTGGAAGGTGCGGATTATCGATTAAGGAAAGGAGCATAA
- a CDS encoding DNA adenine methylase, whose translation MIPRILHYPGSKWSIADWIISHFPNHETYLEPFFGSGAVLFTKQRSALETVNDIDGEVVNLFKIIRERPDELAYAIRFTPHSREEYYGSYLEAEDELERARRLIVRLWQGRGGKTSHRTGWRSMIERNGPLPGREWIKFPEKIAAVAERLVGVQIENQPAIELIKRYSRQNVLIYADPPYILSTRTTSSYKHEMTEDGHIELLEALEEHPGPVILSGYAHPLYDDKLSHWRREVKKAKAEAGASREEVLWVNPHAMKGYFQQDVFQYLGEAPR comes from the coding sequence ATGATACCAAGAATATTGCATTATCCAGGTAGTAAATGGAGCATAGCTGATTGGATTATTAGTCATTTCCCTAATCACGAAACATATCTAGAGCCATTCTTTGGTAGTGGAGCTGTCCTATTTACGAAACAAAGAAGCGCATTAGAGACCGTTAACGATATTGATGGTGAAGTGGTTAATCTATTTAAAATTATAAGAGAACGACCTGATGAGTTAGCGTATGCGATTAGATTCACTCCCCACAGCCGTGAAGAATATTACGGTAGTTACCTCGAGGCAGAGGATGAATTAGAAAGAGCTAGACGTCTTATCGTTCGGTTATGGCAAGGACGCGGAGGAAAGACCTCACATAGAACAGGTTGGAGGAGCATGATTGAACGAAACGGGCCATTACCAGGCAGAGAGTGGATTAAGTTTCCGGAAAAGATTGCTGCAGTAGCAGAAAGGTTAGTTGGAGTGCAAATTGAAAACCAACCAGCAATCGAATTAATAAAAAGATATTCGAGGCAAAATGTTTTAATCTATGCGGATCCACCTTATATTTTGTCCACCAGAACTACATCTAGTTATAAACATGAGATGACAGAAGATGGTCACATTGAGTTACTGGAAGCATTAGAAGAACATCCTGGACCAGTTATATTATCTGGTTATGCACATCCACTCTACGATGATAAGCTTTCGCACTGGAGAAGAGAAGTCAAAAAAGCAAAGGCAGAGGCTGGCGCAAGCCGAGAAGAGGTTCTATGGGTTAATCCTCATGCTATGAAAGGCTATTTTCAGCAGGACGTATTTCAATACCTGGGAGAAGCACCAAGATGA
- a CDS encoding cytochrome c3 family protein, whose amino-acid sequence MSGTIKAQTCPYCHQEVEDYEANWEFESEEEVECDNCHKTYVSKPQYIFDGWLIEKQCEQCGEWTDDGMVLCDCEDED is encoded by the coding sequence ATGAGCGGAACAATCAAAGCTCAAACTTGTCCTTATTGTCATCAAGAAGTTGAAGACTACGAAGCAAATTGGGAATTTGAATCCGAGGAAGAAGTTGAATGTGATAACTGCCATAAGACGTATGTTTCTAAACCCCAATATATATTTGATGGATGGCTCATAGAAAAACAATGTGAGCAATGCGGAGAATGGACAGATGATGGAATGGTTCTTTGTGATTGTGAAGATGAAGATTAA
- a CDS encoding DUF3954 domain-containing protein, with protein sequence MVKMDFEKMSAEISLKEDALFVVKNGQLTKVTAKPHGQDLIIWKNGQVLDIDRSERVRITGQEFI encoded by the coding sequence ATGGTAAAGATGGATTTTGAAAAGATGTCGGCTGAAATCAGTTTGAAAGAAGATGCTCTATTCGTGGTGAAAAACGGACAATTGACGAAGGTTACTGCAAAGCCACACGGACAAGATCTCATCATCTGGAAGAACGGACAAGTGTTGGACATAGACAGAAGTGAACGGGTGAGGATTACTGGACAGGAATTTATTTGA
- a CDS encoding ArpU family phage packaging/lysis transcriptional regulator translates to MQMTFLPKIDREATRAKVEKVLEEYKIYLLMDPEDLQPKITSTFEIVPPTPNNQFHSSTEKTAIDRIDLENERQRFISWVQKCVNRLSRNERAIIVNLYFVEEEPMNYIVYNKLGFSETKYYKIKADAFYKLAFIMKLQVYEEEVEV, encoded by the coding sequence ATGCAGATGACATTTCTTCCTAAAATAGATCGAGAAGCAACTCGTGCAAAAGTTGAAAAAGTATTAGAAGAATACAAGATTTACTTATTAATGGATCCAGAGGACTTGCAACCTAAGATAACTTCTACATTCGAAATTGTTCCTCCTACACCAAATAACCAATTCCATTCTTCAACAGAAAAGACAGCGATAGATCGCATTGATTTAGAAAACGAGAGGCAACGGTTCATTTCATGGGTCCAAAAGTGTGTAAATCGATTGAGTAGGAATGAACGGGCCATTATTGTAAATCTATATTTTGTAGAAGAAGAACCAATGAATTATATCGTTTATAACAAGTTAGGGTTTAGCGAAACTAAGTACTACAAGATTAAAGCTGATGCTTTTTATAAGCTTGCTTTTATTATGAAATTACAAGTGTATGAGGAAGAGGTGGAAGTATGA
- a CDS encoding tyrosine-type recombinase/integrase, which produces MNFVQPIRDKDKLQKMKDYLKSKSERNFVMFILGISTGLRISDILKLRKEDLLQSHIVMKETKTTKAKRIKIPGYIKKDILPYVKRLDDGDYVIKSRQGGNKSIDRSTAYRILKEAAEHVNLSEIGTHTLRKTFGYHFYKETNDIAMLQELFNHSDQYITLRYIGINQDALDAAMDKVRI; this is translated from the coding sequence ATGAACTTTGTACAGCCTATAAGGGACAAGGACAAGCTACAAAAGATGAAGGACTATCTAAAAAGTAAAAGTGAACGTAACTTTGTCATGTTCATATTAGGGATATCTACAGGTCTAAGAATCTCGGACATACTCAAACTAAGAAAGGAGGATTTGCTGCAATCTCATATAGTCATGAAAGAGACAAAAACAACTAAAGCAAAACGAATTAAGATACCTGGTTATATCAAGAAAGACATCCTTCCTTATGTGAAGCGTTTAGATGATGGCGATTATGTAATAAAGAGTCGTCAGGGTGGTAATAAATCTATAGACCGTTCAACAGCTTACCGGATACTTAAAGAAGCTGCAGAACATGTAAACCTATCCGAAATCGGTACCCATACTTTACGTAAGACATTTGGGTACCATTTCTATAAAGAAACGAATGATATAGCCATGTTGCAAGAGTTATTCAATCATTCTGATCAGTATATAACATTAAGGTATATTGGAATTAATCAAGATGCTTTAGATGCTGCTATGGATAAAGTGAGGATATGA
- a CDS encoding HNH endonuclease, with product MINLEISQVRKLIREDKLVKFYQCKAWYGKNGIRQQALERDNYECQECKRQGKVSPAQNVHHIKEVKEYPELALVLDNTESVCIKCHNKEHKRLEKYIRKNKKVFDDEWW from the coding sequence GTGATTAATTTGGAAATAAGTCAAGTTAGAAAATTAATTAGAGAAGACAAGCTTGTTAAGTTCTATCAATGCAAAGCCTGGTATGGAAAAAATGGAATAAGGCAGCAAGCATTAGAACGTGACAACTATGAATGCCAGGAGTGCAAGAGACAAGGTAAGGTTTCACCAGCTCAGAACGTTCACCATATTAAAGAGGTTAAAGAGTATCCGGAGCTTGCTCTTGTTTTAGATAATACCGAGAGTGTTTGTATTAAATGTCACAACAAAGAACACAAGCGCTTGGAGAAATACATTCGAAAGAATAAGAAAGTATTTGATGATGAATGGTGGTGA
- a CDS encoding terminase large subunit domain-containing protein, whose product MLHNQYVEDYIKKWKCGKLLLNKKRIQLICLIEKHILPRDDLYYFDEEQIENYIEFSETWYFELDEWEKFITPFIFLFRKEEDEPVFDEFVINMGRGGGKNGFISTLANYFISPLHGIDYYDVSIVANSEKQAKRSFLECFRVINKKGNEDLTEEFEAFKSSITGTSTQSVFEFKTSNASSQDGGREGAVIYDEYHEMEDTDIVDVFSGGLGKVDCGRQFFIGTKGYVREGYFDIKYRECEDILNELIEFSGVFPYICELDDLREMDDPENWPKANPALQAPLNKRGRRLFNKVIKEYKKLAYNPSGRAAFVTKRMNFIEDNMENSVASREEMMATNRPFFKLDTKPIGSLDFGSVRDFSTCGLLFKKGDEYAFKSFTFAIKHFCDVHYGYSNTNNDFGTEKKAPIKKWEKDGLMRVVDEPSLNPMHIVNWFVEMREIYGVEKIIADNFKLDILRPLLEAEGFEVEGIRRPSSIHPLLAPRVEDGFANHKFIFEDNPLMRWFTNNVYVKETQAGKQFLKKEEVKRKTDGFQAFVHALYRASDLEDDEEFYLDEIDF is encoded by the coding sequence ATGCTTCATAATCAGTATGTTGAAGATTATATAAAGAAATGGAAATGTGGCAAACTTTTACTTAACAAAAAAAGAATTCAATTAATCTGTTTAATTGAAAAACACATATTACCACGTGATGACCTTTATTATTTCGATGAGGAACAAATCGAAAATTATATAGAGTTCAGTGAAACTTGGTATTTTGAACTAGATGAATGGGAGAAATTTATAACCCCATTCATTTTTTTATTCCGCAAAGAAGAAGATGAACCTGTATTTGATGAGTTTGTCATTAACATGGGACGTGGTGGAGGTAAGAATGGTTTCATCTCCACGCTTGCCAATTATTTTATTAGTCCTTTGCATGGAATTGATTACTATGATGTATCGATTGTTGCAAACTCCGAGAAGCAAGCAAAGAGGAGTTTCTTGGAATGTTTTCGTGTCATTAATAAAAAAGGCAACGAAGATCTAACAGAAGAATTCGAAGCATTTAAGAGTAGTATCACAGGTACGAGTACACAATCTGTTTTTGAATTTAAAACCAGTAATGCCAGCTCACAAGATGGTGGTCGTGAAGGTGCAGTGATCTATGACGAGTATCACGAAATGGAAGACACGGACATTGTGGATGTATTTTCTGGAGGTCTTGGAAAAGTAGATTGCGGTAGACAGTTTTTTATTGGAACAAAAGGTTATGTCCGAGAGGGATATTTCGATATCAAATATCGGGAATGCGAAGATATCCTTAATGAATTGATTGAATTCTCTGGTGTTTTCCCATACATTTGCGAGTTAGATGACCTGAGAGAAATGGATGATCCTGAGAACTGGCCGAAAGCTAACCCAGCACTTCAAGCACCTCTAAATAAACGCGGTAGACGGTTGTTTAACAAGGTCATTAAGGAATATAAGAAGCTAGCTTACAACCCTTCTGGACGCGCAGCGTTTGTAACCAAGCGTATGAATTTCATTGAGGATAACATGGAAAACTCCGTTGCTTCTCGTGAAGAGATGATGGCGACTAATCGACCATTTTTTAAACTCGATACAAAACCTATTGGATCGTTAGACTTTGGTAGTGTACGAGATTTTTCTACGTGTGGACTTCTGTTTAAAAAAGGGGATGAATATGCATTTAAATCCTTTACGTTTGCTATTAAACATTTCTGCGATGTGCACTATGGCTATTCGAATACGAATAATGATTTCGGTACCGAGAAGAAAGCACCAATAAAGAAGTGGGAAAAGGATGGATTGATGAGGGTTGTGGATGAACCTTCGTTAAATCCTATGCACATAGTTAACTGGTTTGTAGAAATGCGAGAGATATACGGCGTAGAAAAAATTATTGCTGATAATTTCAAATTGGATATATTGAGGCCTTTACTTGAAGCAGAAGGTTTTGAAGTGGAAGGTATTCGTAGACCATCAAGCATACACCCTTTGCTTGCTCCACGTGTAGAAGATGGTTTTGCCAATCATAAGTTTATCTTTGAAGATAATCCTCTTATGCGTTGGTTCACAAATAATGTGTATGTAAAAGAAACACAAGCCGGAAAACAATTTTTAAAGAAAGAAGAAGTGAAACGTAAAACAGATGGATTCCAGGCATTTGTCCATGCGCTATATCGAGCAAGTGACTTAGAAGATGACGAGGAGTTTTATTTAGATGAAATTGATTTTTAA